One genomic segment of Gemmatimonadaceae bacterium includes these proteins:
- a CDS encoding O-methyltransferase, which translates to MADRAGDYIAGLFSAEDQVLADLREEADRTGLPPIAISADEGRLLQVLLTAINARRVLEVGTLGGYSAICMARALPPGGRLLSIEIEEKHAAFARRHVDRAGLTDRVEIRVGRALDVLPSLDGEKFDAMFLDADKEPLPTYFDWALRLVRPGGLVIGDNALWGGRVYETSDTDERTRGVREFNRRLATDPRVLGIIVPTHDGVAVAVVR; encoded by the coding sequence ATGGCGGATCGCGCGGGAGATTACATCGCCGGATTGTTCAGCGCCGAGGATCAGGTGCTGGCCGATTTGCGTGAGGAGGCGGATCGCACCGGGCTGCCCCCGATCGCGATTTCCGCCGACGAAGGACGCCTGCTGCAAGTCCTCCTCACCGCTATCAACGCGCGCCGCGTGCTCGAAGTCGGCACGCTCGGCGGCTACTCGGCGATTTGCATGGCGCGCGCGCTGCCGCCCGGCGGCCGGCTGCTCTCGATCGAAATCGAAGAGAAGCACGCCGCGTTCGCACGGCGCCACGTGGATCGTGCGGGGCTCACGGACCGCGTCGAGATTCGCGTCGGCCGCGCGCTCGACGTGCTGCCGTCGCTCGACGGCGAGAAGTTCGACGCGATGTTCCTCGACGCCGACAAGGAACCGTTGCCCACGTACTTCGATTGGGCGCTGCGACTCGTGCGTCCCGGCGGATTGGTCATCGGCGACAACGCGCTGTGGGGCGGCCGCGTCTACGAGACGAGCGACACCGACGAGCGCACGCGCGGCGTGCGTGAATTCAATCGCCGGCTCGCGACCGATCCGCGCGTGCTGGGCATCATCGTGCCGACGCACGACGGAGTGGCGGTCGCGGTCGTGCGATGA
- a CDS encoding Lrp/AsnC ligand binding domain-containing protein: MITTIVLIRVDPSLIPTAANMLAGVDGVTEVYSVSGDWDLVAIVRVPQYDQIARVVTEIFPTVPGIQRTQTLTAFRAYSKKDIQAAWDIGVE; encoded by the coding sequence GTGATAACAACCATTGTCTTGATCCGCGTCGATCCTTCGCTCATTCCTACCGCGGCGAACATGCTCGCCGGTGTGGACGGGGTGACCGAGGTGTACTCCGTCTCCGGCGACTGGGATCTCGTCGCGATCGTCCGCGTGCCGCAGTACGACCAGATCGCGCGCGTGGTCACCGAGATCTTTCCGACGGTGCCCGGCATTCAACGTACGCAGACGCTCACCGCCTTCCGCGCGTACTCGAAAAAAGACATTCAAGCCGCCTGGGACATCGGCGTCGAGTAG
- a CDS encoding pyridoxal phosphate-dependent aminotransferase, whose protein sequence is MSSYAPSANVAELRESATIAVSARAKALKAMGRAVIDLGAGEPDFPTPAYVMDAAQNALAAGATRYTQVEGILPLREIIAERARGTRPGASLDTSNVIVTSGTKQALFNACFSLFGAGDEVLVPTPGWTSYYEMLALARAVPVAVRGSRDRQLKVTADDLRAASTAKTRGLIMNSPCNPTGAVYSRQELADLLALAEDRGWWVISDEIYRAISYDGEAPSLLSVAPSMDRLVIVDGVAKSFAMTGWRIGWSVAPRPLTCSMIALQSHTTSNAATLSQHAALAALSDEASASRAIAAMVAEFRTRRDSALELLTNANVDVIRPHGAFYLYMRVRNAATGDPEPGSTFARRLLEEYEVAVVPGIAFHSPEWIRLAYAAPAEQVLEGVRRIIAAGI, encoded by the coding sequence ATGTCGAGCTACGCTCCATCGGCCAACGTCGCCGAGCTCCGCGAGTCCGCGACGATTGCCGTGTCGGCTCGCGCCAAGGCGCTCAAGGCGATGGGACGCGCGGTCATCGACCTGGGCGCGGGCGAGCCCGATTTTCCGACGCCCGCGTACGTCATGGACGCGGCCCAGAACGCGCTCGCCGCCGGCGCGACGCGATACACGCAAGTCGAAGGCATCTTGCCGCTGCGCGAGATCATCGCCGAACGCGCGCGCGGAACCCGCCCGGGGGCATCGCTCGACACTAGCAACGTCATCGTCACCTCGGGGACGAAGCAAGCGTTGTTCAACGCATGCTTTTCACTGTTCGGCGCCGGCGATGAAGTGCTGGTCCCGACCCCTGGCTGGACGAGCTACTACGAGATGCTTGCCCTCGCCCGCGCGGTACCCGTTGCCGTGCGCGGTTCGCGCGACCGCCAGCTCAAGGTGACCGCGGACGATTTGCGCGCCGCGAGCACGGCGAAGACGCGCGGCCTCATCATGAATTCGCCGTGTAATCCAACAGGCGCCGTCTATTCGCGCCAGGAGCTCGCCGACCTTCTCGCGCTTGCCGAGGATCGCGGCTGGTGGGTGATCAGCGACGAGATCTACCGCGCGATCTCCTACGACGGCGAAGCGCCGTCGCTACTGTCGGTCGCGCCTTCGATGGACCGTCTCGTGATCGTCGACGGCGTCGCGAAGTCGTTCGCGATGACCGGGTGGCGGATTGGCTGGTCGGTGGCGCCGCGCCCATTGACGTGCAGCATGATCGCGCTGCAGTCGCACACGACGTCGAATGCCGCGACGTTGTCACAGCATGCGGCACTCGCGGCGCTGTCCGATGAGGCGTCTGCATCGCGCGCGATCGCCGCGATGGTGGCCGAATTCAGGACGCGGCGCGACTCGGCGCTGGAACTGCTCACGAACGCCAACGTCGACGTCATTCGTCCTCACGGGGCGTTCTATCTGTATATGCGCGTCCGCAACGCGGCGACAGGCGATCCGGAGCCTGGATCGACATTCGCCCGGCGCCTGCTCGAGGAGTACGAGGTCGCCGTCGTGCCGGGCATCGCATTCCATTCGCCCGAATGGATCCGCCTGGCCTATGCGGCGCCCGCGGAACAGGTGCTGGAGGGGGTGCGGCGGATCATCGCGGCGGGTATATAA